One region of Oncorhynchus mykiss isolate Arlee chromosome 8, USDA_OmykA_1.1, whole genome shotgun sequence genomic DNA includes:
- the LOC110529645 gene encoding uncharacterized protein LOC110529645 isoform X9, with protein sequence MERREVPRMMRYYTITTGNTMDSHIQFMRQLGGGFTEVMSPEQSDVIMAFCTIVSRAGTDIEAAQQQIPEGKDVILVVLHHYFNPDCTVPDSSRLVTRSDVILTVDCLFHESKEGLLNCPLNEEAVKEIRKKLDIHPETKDQMDSVWRIFSVCCTIVVILAIGTVLKKIISEKYA encoded by the exons ATGGAACGCAGAG AGGTGCCAAGGATGATGAGGTACTACACCATCACCACCGGCAATACTATGGATTCCCATATCCAGTTTATGCGACAACTTGGAGGAGGCTTCACTGAAGTGATGTCACCAGAGCAGAGTGATGTCATCATGGCTTTCTGTACCATCGTCTCTCGTGCTGGTACTGATATTGAGGCAGCACAGCAGCAGATTCCAG AGGGTAAAGATGTCATTCTGGTAGTCCTGCATCATTATTTTAACCCAGACTGCACTGTACCTGACAGCAGCAGACTAGTGACCAGAAGTGATGTAATACTCACAGTAGACTGTCTGTTCCATGAGAGTAAGGAAGGACTACTGAACTGTCCTCTTAATGAAGAAGCCGTTAAAGAGATTAGGAAGAAACTTGACATACATCCTGAG ACCAAAGACCAGATGGACAGTGTG TGGAGGATTTTCTCTGTCTGTTGTACAATAGTTGTAATCTTGGCCATTGGGACTGTTTTAAAGAAAATTATTTCAGAGAAATATGCTTAG
- the LOC110529645 gene encoding uncharacterized protein LOC110529645 isoform X7 has protein sequence MVQEVPRMMRYYTITTGNTMDSHIQFMRQLGGGFTEVMSPEQSDVIMAFCTIVSRAGTDIEAAQQQIPEGKDVILVVLHHYFNPDCTVPDSSRLVTRSDVILTVDCLFHESKEGLLNCPLNEEAVKEIRKKLDIHPETKDQMDSVVCQYLFNWTFLTYYAISCLIYFFFFFSSGGFSLSVVQ, from the exons ATGGTTCA AGAGGTGCCAAGGATGATGAGGTACTACACCATCACCACCGGCAATACTATGGATTCCCATATCCAGTTTATGCGACAACTTGGAGGAGGCTTCACTGAAGTGATGTCACCAGAGCAGAGTGATGTCATCATGGCTTTCTGTACCATCGTCTCTCGTGCTGGTACTGATATTGAGGCAGCACAGCAGCAGATTCCAG AGGGTAAAGATGTCATTCTGGTAGTCCTGCATCATTATTTTAACCCAGACTGCACTGTACCTGACAGCAGCAGACTAGTGACCAGAAGTGATGTAATACTCACAGTAGACTGTCTGTTCCATGAGAGTAAGGAAGGACTACTGAACTGTCCTCTTAATGAAGAAGCCGTTAAAGAGATTAGGAAGAAACTTGACATACATCCTGAG ACCAAAGACCAGATGGACAGTGTGGTATGCCAATATCTTTTTAATTGGACATTTCTAACATATTATGCTATATCCTGTCtaatatattttttcttctttttttccaGTGGAGGATTTTCTCTGTCTGTTGTACAATAG
- the LOC110529645 gene encoding uncharacterized protein LOC110529645 isoform X6, with translation MERREVPRMMRYYTITTGNTMDSHIQFMRQLGGGFTEVMSPEQSDVIMAFCTIVSRAGTDIEAAQQQIPEGKDVILVVLHHYFNPDCTVPDSSRLVTRSDVILTVDCLFHESKEGLLNCPLNEEAVKEIRKKLDIHPETKDQMDSVVCQYLFNWTFLTYYAISCLIYFFFFFSSGGFSLSVVQ, from the exons ATGGAACGCAGAG AGGTGCCAAGGATGATGAGGTACTACACCATCACCACCGGCAATACTATGGATTCCCATATCCAGTTTATGCGACAACTTGGAGGAGGCTTCACTGAAGTGATGTCACCAGAGCAGAGTGATGTCATCATGGCTTTCTGTACCATCGTCTCTCGTGCTGGTACTGATATTGAGGCAGCACAGCAGCAGATTCCAG AGGGTAAAGATGTCATTCTGGTAGTCCTGCATCATTATTTTAACCCAGACTGCACTGTACCTGACAGCAGCAGACTAGTGACCAGAAGTGATGTAATACTCACAGTAGACTGTCTGTTCCATGAGAGTAAGGAAGGACTACTGAACTGTCCTCTTAATGAAGAAGCCGTTAAAGAGATTAGGAAGAAACTTGACATACATCCTGAG ACCAAAGACCAGATGGACAGTGTGGTATGCCAATATCTTTTTAATTGGACATTTCTAACATATTATGCTATATCCTGTCtaatatattttttcttctttttttccaGTGGAGGATTTTCTCTGTCTGTTGTACAATAG